The following coding sequences lie in one Cannabis sativa cultivar Pink pepper isolate KNU-18-1 chromosome 5, ASM2916894v1, whole genome shotgun sequence genomic window:
- the LOC115716701 gene encoding riboflavin biosynthesis protein PYRD, chloroplastic has product MAATSVAAVTFSWLSTIPNFNPASSHSQKLRMQVQRLSLPLALLSTPLSSNYPLLPITQLFLSNSNFPSGPLISKTISISPTTLPKLMSGVSAKQGYSDGDGDFDYDDGFYMRKCVEIARKAIGCTSPNPLVGCVIVKDGKIVGQGFHPKAGQPHAEVFALRDAKDSTENATAYVSLEPCNHFGRTPPCTEALIKAKVKRVVIGMVDPNPLVASKGVERLRNAGIEVTVGIEEELCKSLNEPFVHLMLTGKPFVTLRYSLSVNGQIVDQLGEGSTESGGYYSQLLQEYDAVIVSSASITDKLSIPQSQELGANQPLWIITTSNNTNNTSLDKIFDLPIKEASTKVVVFSNQEIVVNPKIVKREIETVVLNQISLNAILEYSKRQGFCSVLLDLRGNVDDINELVKEGIEQNLLQKVVIHVLPQWVEKDGENSCVAALSNLDKSLDIKKLKPKISGKSVLLEGYF; this is encoded by the exons TTGAGAATGCAAGTTCAAAGACTGTCACTTCCCTTGGCCCTTCTCTCTACACCACTTTCCTCAAACTATCCCCTTCTTCCTATAACCCAACTTTTCTTATCCAATTCGAATTTTCCTTCTGGTCCTCTCATATCCAAAACAATCTCTATATCACCAACCACTTTGCCTAAGTTAATGAGTGGGGTATCTGCTAAACAAGGATACAGTGATGGCGATGGTGATTTTGATTATGATGATGGGTTTTACATGAGGAAGTGTGTGGAGATTGCAAGAAAGGCTATCGGGTGTACCAGTCCCAATCCCTTGGTGGGTTGTGTTATTGTCAAGGATGGAAAAATTGTTGGTCAAGGGTTTCATCCTAAAGCTGGCCAGCCTCATGCTGAG GTATTTGCTCTTAGAGATGCTAAAGATTCGACTGAGAATGCAACAGCGTATGTAAGCTTAGAACCGTGTAACCACTTTGGAAGAACTCCACCGTGTACTGAGGCTCTCATTAAAGCCAAAGTGAAAAGGGTTGTGATTGGAATGGTAGATCCAAATCCACTTGTAGCATCGAAAGGGGTTGAGAGACTCAGAAATGCTGGGATTGAAGTTACTGTAGGGATCGAAGAAGAGCTATGCAAGAGCTTGAATGAGCCTTTTGTCCACCTAATGCTCACTGGGAAGCCTTTCGTCACGCTTAG ATACTCACTCTCAGTCAATGGCCAAATTGTAGACCAGCTCGGAGAAGGATCTACAGAGTCCGGTGGTTACTACTCGCAGTTGCTGCAAGAATATGATGCTGTTATAGTTTCATCTGCCTCGATAACTGACAAGCTATCAATTCCTCAATCTCAAGAACTCGGAGCCAATCAACCGCTCTGGATCATCACAACAAGTAATAATACTAACAATACATCTTTGGATAAAATATTTGATTTGCCCATAAAAGAAGCATCTACTAAGGTGGTAGTTTTCAGTAACCAAGAGATAGTAGTAAACCCGAAAATCGTTAAGAGAGAAATAGAAACAGTAGTTTTGAATCAAATCAGCTTGAACGCCATTCTGGAATACAGTAAGCGCCAAGGGTTTTGCAGTGTTTTGTTGGATTTGAGAGGAAATGTAGATGATATTAATGAGCTAGTGAAAGAGGGTATTGAGCAAAATTTGTTGCAAAAGGTTGTGATACATGTGTTGCCTCAGTGGGTTGAAAAGGATGGTGAGAACTCTTGTGTTGCAGCTCTGAGCAATCTGGATAAGAGTTTGGACATTAAGAAATTGAAGCCTAAAATT